One region of Scomber scombrus chromosome 10, fScoSco1.1, whole genome shotgun sequence genomic DNA includes:
- the sp5l gene encoding sp5 transcription factor-like, with translation MAALTIQRTDNFLHTFLQDRTPSSSPEGTPNTLSFLATTCSQAWQVGGSAASESTQFPYESTVSSTSGMFQLWSNEMAPTSALSTHQMTFTVPKVQFPGHMQSGLGHHHHHPHHHHHELPLTPPAEPPSSYSFELSPVKVLSSQPQANSTYYPQHNSVGQNFPSFLQNSSARHHLPGSHVEEGQQWWSLPQTNATPSNHPFSLGRQLVLGHQPQIAALLQGTSKGLLSSTRRCRRCKCPNCQANGGGLEFGKKRLHICHIPECGKVYKKTSHLKAHLRWHAGERPFICNWLFCGKSFTRSDELQRHLRTHTGEKRFGCQQCGKRFMRSDHLSKHVKTHQTRKSRSGQPSQSTDPLLTNIKRE, from the coding sequence GATCGGACGCCCAGCTCCTCTCCTGAGGGAACCCCTAATACCCTCTCCTTCTTGGCCACCACCTGTAGCCAGGCTTGGCAGGTGGGAGGCTCAGCGGCCTCAGAAAGCACCCAGTTCCCCTACGAGAGCACCGTCAGCTCCACGTCTGGAATGTTTCAACTGTGGAGCAACGAGATGGCACCCACCTCAGCTCTCAGCACACACCAGATGACCTTCACAGTGCCCAAGGTGCAGTTCCCTGGACACATGCAGTCTGGCCTGGggcaccatcatcatcacccccatcatcaccaccatgaGCTGCCTCTCACCCCTCCAGCTGAACCTCCCTCATCCTACTCCTTCGAACTCTCCCCTGTCAAAGTTCTGTCCTCGCAGCCGCAGGCCAACAGCACCTATTATCCTCAACACAACAGTGTGGGACAAAACTTCCCCAGCTTCCTCCAGAACTCCTCAGCGAGGCATCACCTGCCTGGAAGCCACGTGGAGGAAGGGCAGCAGTGGTGGAGCCTACCCCAAACCAACGCCACCCCCTCCAACCATCCCTTCTCCCTGGGCAGACAGCTGGTTTTGGGCCACCAGCCCCAGATAGCTGCTCTTCTCCAGGGGACCTCCAAAGGCCTGCTGAGCTCCACACGCCGCTGCCGACGCTGCAAGTGTCCCAACTGCCAGGCTAACGGCGGAGGGTTAGAGTTTGGAAAGAAGAGACTGCACATTTGCCACATCCCAGAGTGTGGCAAAGTGTACAAGAAGACTTCTCACCTCAAGGCCCATCTGCGCTGGCATGCCGGGGAGAGGCCCTTCATCTGTAACTGGCTCTTCTGCGGTAAAAGCTTCACCCGTTCAGACGAGCTACAGAGGCACCTCCGCACGCACACCGGAGAGAAACGCTTTGGGTGCCAACAGTGCGGCAAGAGGTTCATGAGGAGTGATCACCTTTCCAAACACGTCAAGACCCACCAGACCAGGAAGAGCCGGTCTGGGCAGCCTTCACAGAGCACGGACCCTCTGCTCACCAACATCAAGAGAGAGTAA